The uncultured Desulfuromonas sp. genome has a segment encoding these proteins:
- a CDS encoding glycosyltransferase family 2 protein has product MILSVRLVQKAGPVIDIVLASYNGADFIQQQIESIQACAGYDELVARILVVDDGSSDATLTIVSSLAKSDGKISFFAGGDSPLGVVGNFSRGLKLTCAPYVMFCDQDDVWLPNKIKLSLHAVVGVESSVGRHIPVLTYSDLKVVDSRLQVLADSFWAYQGIPESWGERFSQLLVQNVAAGCTMLFNRALVEKACPFPGQIMMHDWWMLLVAHVFGKVVRQPQTLVLYRQHSSNQIGAKKLSGVLFFQFVPLLRQAWSNLYRLSDQARAFSACFKRELQGFQPESELKTLQFLVGLSSFSTVKKVGALVDGTIRKSNLFRNVCLFFLLLFPPYRKSD; this is encoded by the coding sequence ATGATTTTGTCAGTTAGGCTAGTGCAGAAGGCTGGACCCGTTATTGATATTGTTCTTGCCAGCTACAATGGGGCAGACTTTATTCAACAGCAGATCGAATCTATCCAAGCGTGCGCTGGTTACGATGAGTTGGTTGCCCGGATTCTTGTGGTGGATGATGGTTCCTCTGATGCGACATTGACCATCGTTTCATCTCTGGCAAAAAGTGATGGAAAAATTTCTTTTTTTGCCGGTGGGGATTCTCCCTTGGGGGTTGTCGGCAATTTCTCTCGCGGCTTGAAGTTGACTTGTGCTCCTTATGTGATGTTTTGTGATCAAGATGATGTTTGGCTGCCCAATAAGATTAAGTTGAGCTTGCATGCAGTCGTTGGTGTTGAAAGTAGCGTGGGGAGGCACATTCCTGTTCTCACTTATTCAGATTTGAAAGTTGTCGATTCGCGTTTGCAGGTCTTGGCTGACTCTTTTTGGGCTTATCAGGGTATCCCGGAAAGCTGGGGTGAGCGTTTTAGCCAATTGTTGGTCCAGAATGTGGCTGCCGGCTGTACGATGCTTTTTAATCGCGCTCTCGTTGAAAAAGCCTGCCCTTTTCCTGGGCAGATAATGATGCATGACTGGTGGATGCTCCTTGTTGCCCATGTTTTCGGCAAGGTGGTACGCCAACCGCAGACCTTGGTTTTGTATCGACAGCATTCCTCCAATCAAATTGGCGCTAAAAAGCTGTCAGGGGTGCTTTTTTTTCAGTTTGTACCGCTATTGCGTCAAGCATGGAGCAATTTGTACCGATTAAGTGATCAGGCCCGTGCTTTTTCGGCATGCTTTAAACGAGAACTCCAAGGATTCCAACCTGAGTCAGAACTGAAAACATTGCAGTTTTTGGTAGGGCTTTCTTCGTTTTCCACGGTAAAAAAGGTGGGAGCATTGGTCGACGGAACGATAAGAAAGAGCAATTTGTTTCGCAATGTTTGTCTGTTTTTTTTACTCTTGTTTCCACCTTATCGTAAGAGCGATTGA
- a CDS encoding ABC transporter permease, whose amino-acid sequence MQHYSSKPSYVIIHAWKYRQLIWQMAKREVVGRYRGSILGLFWSFFQPIFMLSIYTFVFSVVFQAKWGATHSESKTEFAIILFSGLIIFNFFVEVINRAPDMIIQNVSYVKKVVFPLEVLPFVAAGSALFHTFVSVLVLLTFNVLVNHTFHLTVFFLPLIILPLFMLVLGFSWFLASLGVYLRDVGQTVGILTTALLFMSPIFFPATALPEQLRAYLFVNPLTFIIEQTRQALIWGTAPDWSGLVVYFFAACLFAWLGLLWFQKTRKGFADVL is encoded by the coding sequence ATGCAGCATTATTCATCCAAGCCATCGTACGTAATTATTCATGCCTGGAAATACCGCCAGCTCATATGGCAAATGGCCAAGCGCGAGGTTGTCGGGCGTTATCGCGGTTCTATCCTGGGGTTATTCTGGTCTTTTTTTCAGCCCATATTTATGTTGAGTATCTATACCTTCGTTTTTAGTGTCGTTTTTCAGGCCAAATGGGGCGCGACACATTCTGAAAGCAAAACCGAGTTTGCTATTATCCTGTTTTCCGGGCTCATTATCTTTAATTTTTTTGTAGAAGTTATAAACCGAGCTCCGGATATGATTATTCAAAATGTAAGCTACGTAAAAAAAGTGGTGTTTCCCCTTGAGGTTCTGCCATTTGTTGCAGCGGGTTCCGCGTTGTTTCACACATTTGTAAGTGTACTGGTGCTTCTCACATTTAATGTGCTGGTAAATCACACATTCCATTTAACCGTATTCTTTTTGCCCCTCATAATATTGCCCCTGTTCATGCTTGTTCTTGGTTTCTCTTGGTTTCTTGCTTCATTAGGGGTGTATTTACGCGATGTGGGGCAAACCGTCGGTATCCTGACAACGGCATTATTATTTATGAGCCCTATCTTTTTTCCGGCTACAGCACTGCCTGAACAGCTGCGCGCCTACCTTTTTGTAAATCCCCTCACATTTATAATAGAGCAAACGCGTCAGGCTCTTATCTGGGGGACCGCTCCGGATTGGTCTGGTCTTGTCGTCTACTTTTTTGCTGCATGCTTATTCGCATGGTTAGGGCTTCTGTGGTTTCAAAAAACACGCAAAGGGTTTGCCGATGTCCTCTGA
- the rfbA gene encoding glucose-1-phosphate thymidylyltransferase RfbA, producing MSGIKKGIVLAGGAGTRLYPLTLVASKQLQSVYDKPMIYYPLSTLMRAGVQDILIISTPQDTPRFQELLGDGSRYGLRLSYEVQAEPKGIAQAFLVGEEFINGEPVCLILGDNIFYGKMGLTKIFSGFEGGAKVFGYPVNDPERYGVVEFDAGGKAIGLEEKPQQPKSRYAVPGLYLYDSKVVEITRALRPSARGELEITDVNLEYLKRGELQVEKLERGIAWLDTGTHQSLLEASHFIGTLEARQGLKIACLEEVAYKKGYLTAEQMAQVINNTPPSSYRSYLEMVLSDGVH from the coding sequence ATGTCGGGAATAAAAAAAGGGATTGTCCTCGCCGGTGGAGCGGGTACCCGCCTTTATCCGCTGACCTTGGTGGCCAGTAAGCAGCTGCAGTCCGTTTACGACAAACCGATGATTTATTATCCACTGTCAACATTGATGCGGGCAGGGGTGCAGGATATCTTGATTATTTCAACACCCCAGGATACCCCTCGGTTTCAGGAACTGCTGGGGGATGGTTCACGCTATGGTCTCCGATTGAGCTACGAGGTTCAGGCTGAGCCGAAAGGGATTGCACAGGCTTTTCTCGTCGGAGAAGAGTTTATCAACGGTGAACCGGTTTGTCTGATCCTTGGAGACAATATCTTTTACGGCAAGATGGGGTTGACGAAAATCTTTTCTGGGTTTGAAGGTGGGGCGAAGGTTTTTGGCTACCCGGTAAACGATCCTGAACGTTACGGGGTGGTGGAATTTGATGCCGGCGGAAAGGCGATTGGTTTGGAGGAAAAGCCACAGCAGCCGAAGTCCCGCTATGCGGTTCCTGGGCTTTATCTGTACGATAGTAAAGTTGTCGAGATTACTCGTGCCCTCAGGCCATCAGCACGAGGTGAGTTGGAGATTACCGATGTCAATCTCGAATATCTCAAGCGTGGCGAGTTGCAGGTTGAAAAATTGGAGCGCGGAATTGCTTGGTTGGACACCGGCACCCATCAGAGCCTGCTGGAGGCCAGCCACTTTATCGGCACCCTTGAAGCGCGACAGGGGTTAAAAATCGCCTGCCTTGAGGAGGTCGCGTATAAAAAGGGTTACCTGACAGCTGAACAAATGGCTCAGGTTATTAACAACACGCCGCCGTCAAGCTACCGCAGCTATCTGGAGATGGTGTTAAGTGATGGAGTCCATTGA
- a CDS encoding HlyD family type I secretion periplasmic adaptor subunit, whose translation MEQKQNWLRRLLNKNRITDEDYAQMEDENSPPPKLNVIFADSRRIIMSGLLIILVFFGIGGAWITLAEISGAVISSGEVRVDTERKTVQHLEGGIIKEIKVRNGDKVEKGQTLIVLDSSRIISETEQVRLRLAAARLADIRLQAERGMTAQVPWPKSEPGIPEAKYRELLESAQKVFASRRQALTEQISMLKKQIAQLTEQDSSLQGRVRAEKKIIAALQEELEAKQVLYERQYIDKTRILELERNIAEHEGIQAQLHGSRAELRERIAELELRMSALQSEYRQKATEEHNQNQQRIYDLQQQLLPLIDASNRLNITAPVSGEIIAMQVHSVGGVIRSGEPILDIVPEGSPLIVECNIQVKDITHVHKGQEADVQLLAFEQRTTPKIHGKVVYISADRILRKTAYGEQPTYIVHVELDKVELHENDLYISAGMPAAVFIKTEPRTVLDYLIEPLKENFDRALRET comes from the coding sequence ATGGAACAAAAACAGAACTGGTTGCGTCGGCTGTTAAACAAAAATCGGATAACCGATGAAGATTATGCTCAGATGGAAGATGAAAACAGCCCGCCTCCTAAGCTTAATGTCATTTTTGCCGACAGTCGCCGCATTATTATGTCCGGTTTGCTGATCATTTTGGTTTTTTTTGGTATAGGCGGTGCTTGGATAACGTTGGCCGAAATAAGCGGCGCGGTTATTTCCTCAGGCGAGGTGAGGGTGGATACCGAGCGTAAAACAGTCCAGCATCTTGAAGGGGGAATCATCAAAGAGATTAAGGTCCGCAACGGTGACAAGGTAGAAAAAGGGCAGACTCTCATTGTTCTCGACAGCTCCCGGATTATTTCAGAGACTGAGCAGGTACGTCTGCGCCTGGCTGCTGCACGCCTTGCAGACATCCGTCTCCAGGCGGAACGCGGCATGACTGCGCAGGTGCCGTGGCCTAAATCCGAGCCCGGCATTCCCGAGGCCAAATATCGCGAACTCCTCGAGTCGGCGCAAAAGGTGTTTGCCTCCCGGCGTCAGGCGTTGACTGAGCAGATCTCCATGCTCAAAAAGCAGATAGCCCAGCTCACAGAGCAGGATTCCAGCCTCCAGGGGCGTGTCAGGGCGGAAAAAAAGATTATCGCTGCTCTGCAAGAAGAACTCGAAGCCAAGCAAGTTTTGTATGAGCGCCAGTATATCGACAAAACCCGTATTCTCGAGCTTGAGCGTAACATTGCCGAACACGAAGGTATCCAGGCCCAGCTTCACGGCTCTCGTGCTGAATTGCGTGAGCGCATTGCCGAGCTTGAGCTGCGTATGAGCGCCCTGCAAAGCGAGTATCGCCAGAAAGCCACAGAGGAACACAACCAGAACCAACAGCGCATCTACGATCTGCAGCAGCAGCTCCTTCCGCTGATCGATGCCAGTAATCGCCTCAACATCACTGCCCCTGTATCCGGAGAAATTATTGCCATGCAGGTTCATTCCGTCGGTGGAGTCATAAGGTCAGGCGAACCCATTCTCGATATTGTCCCCGAGGGCAGCCCTCTCATTGTGGAATGCAATATCCAAGTCAAAGATATCACGCATGTTCATAAAGGGCAGGAAGCCGACGTGCAACTCCTTGCCTTCGAACAGCGCACCACCCCCAAAATCCACGGCAAGGTCGTCTATATCTCCGCCGACCGTATTCTGCGTAAAACCGCATACGGAGAGCAGCCCACATATATTGTCCACGTAGAGCTGGATAAGGTTGAGCTGCATGAAAATGATCTGTACATCAGCGCCGGCATGCCGGCCGCAGTGTTCATAAAAACCGAACCCCGTACCGTGCTCGACTACCTCATCGAGCCCCTCAAGGAAAACTTCGATCGCGCTCTACGCGAAACCTGA
- the rfbC gene encoding dTDP-4-dehydrorhamnose 3,5-epimerase gives MDVIKTAIPEVLIFEPRVFGDDRGFFYESFNLRHWQELSGLQREFVQDNHSRSSRGVLRGLHYQLPPAAQGKLVRCTVGEVYDVAVDIRRSSPTFGQWVGVSLSAENKRQLWIPEGFAHGFVVLSEVAEFLYKTTDYYAPECERCIRWDDPDIAIEWPCVNPQLSAKDHKGGCLSAAQVFEG, from the coding sequence ATGGACGTGATTAAAACGGCAATCCCGGAAGTTTTGATTTTTGAACCCCGGGTTTTTGGGGACGATCGCGGTTTTTTTTATGAGAGTTTCAACCTCCGGCACTGGCAGGAACTTAGTGGCCTGCAACGTGAATTCGTCCAAGACAACCACTCCCGGTCATCCCGTGGGGTATTGCGCGGTCTTCATTATCAACTTCCGCCGGCAGCTCAAGGGAAACTGGTGCGCTGTACGGTGGGTGAGGTCTATGATGTGGCGGTGGATATCCGTCGATCATCGCCAACATTTGGGCAGTGGGTTGGTGTAAGTCTTTCGGCGGAAAACAAGCGTCAGTTGTGGATTCCCGAGGGGTTTGCCCATGGCTTCGTTGTGTTGTCTGAGGTCGCAGAGTTTTTATACAAAACCACCGATTATTATGCTCCGGAATGTGAGCGCTGTATCCGTTGGGATGATCCGGATATCGCCATCGAATGGCCTTGTGTTAACCCGCAGCTTTCAGCAAAAGACCACAAAGGTGGTTGTTTGAGTGCTGCTCAGGTGTTCGAAGGATAG
- the rfbD gene encoding dTDP-4-dehydrorhamnose reductase produces MGTLRIALIGANGMLASMFRRTTPPTVQLYPFDLPQFDLTDHDQVRSLLFDLAPEIIINCAAFTQVDNCETQQSLAYAVNGAGPGVLAEVAREIQATLVHISTDFVFSGEKTTPYTEDDPTGPISVYGKSKLQGEQTIRESGLSQYYIVRTSWLYGPEGPNFVETMIRLAGEREVLGIVADQLGSPTSTYDLADAVWRLLALTDGARPRAEYGIYHYSNEGVCSWYDFTCEIVSQLHQFDQKLVVKTINPIATTDYPVPAGRPAYSVLSKEKITQQIGLKVPAWQVSLHHYLQERFNA; encoded by the coding sequence GTGGGTACGTTGCGAATTGCTCTGATTGGTGCCAACGGTATGCTGGCCAGCATGTTTCGACGGACAACTCCTCCAACTGTTCAGCTGTACCCGTTTGACCTGCCGCAGTTTGATTTGACCGATCACGACCAGGTGCGATCACTGTTGTTCGATCTGGCTCCTGAGATTATCATCAATTGTGCCGCTTTTACCCAAGTGGACAATTGTGAAACACAGCAGTCATTGGCTTATGCGGTGAATGGGGCTGGACCAGGGGTGCTGGCCGAGGTCGCCAGGGAGATCCAAGCGACGCTGGTGCATATTTCGACTGATTTTGTTTTTTCTGGTGAGAAGACAACGCCCTATACTGAAGATGACCCGACAGGTCCTATAAGTGTCTATGGTAAATCCAAGTTGCAGGGAGAACAGACGATTCGCGAGAGTGGTTTGTCCCAGTACTATATTGTGCGCACCAGTTGGCTCTATGGTCCTGAAGGTCCCAACTTTGTCGAGACCATGATTCGATTGGCCGGCGAACGGGAAGTTCTTGGGATCGTCGCCGACCAATTAGGGTCCCCGACGTCCACCTATGATCTGGCTGATGCGGTCTGGCGATTGCTGGCTTTGACAGATGGAGCGCGGCCACGAGCCGAATACGGAATTTACCATTACAGTAACGAAGGGGTATGCAGCTGGTACGACTTTACTTGTGAAATTGTTTCTCAGTTGCACCAGTTCGATCAGAAGCTGGTGGTGAAAACGATCAACCCCATCGCGACAACCGATTATCCGGTTCCTGCTGGACGACCAGCTTATTCTGTTTTGAGTAAAGAAAAGATCACGCAGCAAATTGGCTTAAAGGTTCCCGCTTGGCAGGTCAGTTTGCATCACTATCTGCAGGAGCGATTCAACGCTTAG
- a CDS encoding type I secretion system permease/ATPase produces the protein MKKFLKQWRPYLVYGGVFSLFINVLQLTFPIYMLQIYDRVLSSYSMPTLFAITVAAVLSLIVMASLEFVRSRLLVRCGVAIDQALSRNVLDSVLKQAAITGTPPDQATLRDVNILRNFFAGNAIFTLFDIPWTPLFLAVIYILHPLLGLVATGGAVLLIIFALINEKVTRKPLDAANVVNGFSMKFVETARRNAQSVRSMGMLSGVTSRWQGYNDTVTKLQTQSSRQAGLIQSLSSWLRQSMQVFIYGVGAWLTLKGEATAGCMIASSIIMGKALGPVQTGIATWKSMVEARSAWRRLDALFSRSTNEDSMDLPSPKGELTAEHVSFSIQNTTILRDISFQIQPGESLGLIGPSGAGKSTLCRLLLGIWPSTTGSVRLDGADVYAWDQERLGPYIGYLPQDVELFPGTVAENISRLNEVSSEDVIAAAQQAGVHELILTLPGGYDTRIGEGGIVLSGGQRQRIGLARALFGKPKLVILDEPNSNLDDEGEKALLASWPTLKEQGTTLIVVSHKPGLLAGVDKILMLRNGQLAMFGPRDAVFQKLMEVQAQQKAG, from the coding sequence ATGAAAAAATTTTTGAAACAATGGCGCCCCTATCTCGTCTACGGCGGGGTTTTTAGCCTTTTTATAAATGTACTGCAACTGACATTTCCTATCTACATGCTGCAGATCTACGACCGAGTCCTGTCCAGTTACAGTATGCCGACCCTTTTTGCCATTACCGTTGCAGCAGTGTTGTCTCTGATTGTTATGGCCTCCCTTGAGTTTGTCCGCTCAAGGTTGTTGGTTCGCTGTGGCGTGGCCATTGATCAGGCATTAAGTCGCAATGTTCTTGATAGCGTTTTGAAACAAGCTGCAATTACAGGAACTCCTCCTGACCAGGCAACGTTGCGTGATGTAAATATTTTACGAAATTTCTTTGCGGGTAATGCGATTTTTACCCTGTTTGATATCCCTTGGACACCTTTATTTCTAGCTGTAATCTACATCCTTCACCCGCTTCTTGGTTTGGTCGCGACTGGTGGTGCGGTCCTTTTGATCATTTTTGCGCTAATCAATGAAAAGGTCACGAGGAAACCGCTGGATGCTGCAAATGTGGTGAATGGTTTTTCGATGAAATTTGTCGAAACCGCACGTCGCAATGCCCAGTCTGTGCGCAGCATGGGGATGCTTTCCGGTGTGACCTCACGGTGGCAAGGCTATAATGATACTGTCACGAAACTTCAAACGCAATCCAGTCGTCAAGCTGGGCTTATTCAATCCCTGTCAAGTTGGTTGCGTCAGTCCATGCAAGTGTTTATCTATGGCGTTGGCGCTTGGTTGACCTTGAAAGGGGAGGCGACCGCTGGTTGTATGATTGCATCATCCATTATCATGGGTAAGGCTCTTGGACCTGTTCAAACAGGGATAGCGACATGGAAGAGTATGGTAGAGGCGCGAAGTGCTTGGCGTCGACTGGATGCTCTTTTTAGTCGCTCAACCAATGAAGACAGTATGGATTTACCTTCACCAAAGGGAGAGCTAACTGCAGAGCATGTTAGTTTTTCCATTCAGAATACAACGATTCTTCGCGATATTAGTTTTCAGATTCAACCGGGAGAATCTTTGGGCTTAATTGGTCCGTCGGGGGCTGGAAAGTCAACCCTGTGTCGTCTTTTACTTGGGATCTGGCCTTCAACCACAGGGAGTGTACGGCTCGATGGGGCGGATGTTTATGCTTGGGATCAAGAAAGACTTGGTCCCTATATCGGTTATTTACCTCAGGATGTCGAACTTTTCCCCGGGACCGTTGCAGAAAATATCTCTCGATTAAATGAGGTCAGTTCTGAAGATGTCATAGCTGCTGCTCAACAAGCTGGTGTCCATGAATTGATTTTGACTTTGCCTGGAGGTTACGATACGCGGATAGGTGAAGGGGGCATTGTGCTTTCTGGCGGTCAACGGCAGCGGATCGGTTTAGCTCGTGCCTTATTTGGCAAGCCGAAACTCGTTATTCTGGATGAACCAAATTCTAATCTTGACGATGAAGGCGAGAAAGCATTGCTGGCCTCGTGGCCAACTCTTAAAGAACAAGGAACGACTCTTATCGTCGTATCTCACAAGCCTGGGTTGCTGGCAGGCGTGGATAAGATTTTGATGTTGAGAAATGGACAGCTGGCGATGTTTGGTCCGCGTGATGCCGTTTTCCAAAAACTTATGGAAGTTCAAGCTCAGCAAAAAGCTGGATAG
- the rfbB gene encoding dTDP-glucose 4,6-dehydratase, whose protein sequence is MKVVVTGGAGFIGSAVIRHIIQDTEDSVVNLDKLTYAGNLQSLQQVADSRRYFFEKVDICDRAEVERVFNQHQPDVIMHLAAESHVDRSIDGPAAFIETNIVGTYTLLDVARQYWSQLDEVRKSVFRFHHISTDEVYGDLEEADDLFVEDMAYAPSSPYAASKASSDHLVRAWNRTFGLPVVVTNCSNNYGPYHFPEKLIPLMILNALEGKSLPVYGSGKQIRDWLYVEDHARALYTVLTTGEIGETYNIGGHNEKKNIEVVQAICALLEELSPQKPAGITNYVDLITYVQDRPGHDLRYAIDAGKIQRELGWAPQETFESGLRKTVQWYLDNQLWCQHVQDGSYQRQRLGMNVAVTTQDGE, encoded by the coding sequence TTGAAGGTAGTTGTTACAGGAGGAGCGGGCTTTATCGGTTCCGCAGTGATCCGCCACATCATTCAAGATACCGAGGATTCTGTCGTTAATCTCGATAAGTTGACATATGCCGGTAACCTTCAATCGTTACAGCAGGTTGCTGATAGTCGTCGCTATTTTTTCGAGAAAGTCGATATTTGCGATCGTGCCGAAGTTGAACGGGTGTTTAACCAGCATCAACCTGACGTGATTATGCATTTAGCGGCAGAAAGCCATGTTGATCGTTCTATTGACGGACCGGCTGCATTTATCGAAACGAATATTGTCGGGACCTATACGTTGTTGGATGTCGCCCGTCAGTATTGGAGCCAGTTGGACGAAGTACGCAAGTCAGTGTTTCGTTTTCATCATATTTCCACTGATGAGGTCTATGGTGACCTTGAAGAAGCCGACGACCTGTTTGTTGAAGATATGGCGTATGCGCCCAGTTCTCCCTATGCGGCAAGCAAGGCCAGCTCGGATCATTTGGTTCGTGCTTGGAATCGTACCTTTGGGCTTCCGGTTGTTGTGACCAACTGTTCGAATAATTATGGTCCATACCATTTTCCGGAAAAATTGATCCCACTGATGATTCTAAATGCACTGGAAGGAAAATCTTTGCCGGTTTATGGTTCTGGAAAGCAAATCCGCGATTGGTTGTATGTCGAGGACCATGCTCGGGCACTGTACACAGTGTTGACGACCGGAGAGATTGGTGAGACCTATAATATAGGTGGCCACAACGAAAAGAAGAATATTGAAGTCGTTCAGGCGATTTGTGCCTTGCTTGAAGAGTTGTCTCCTCAAAAACCGGCAGGTATCACCAATTATGTTGACCTGATTACCTATGTTCAGGATCGTCCTGGCCACGATTTACGCTATGCTATTGACGCCGGAAAAATCCAACGTGAGTTGGGCTGGGCGCCTCAAGAAACCTTTGAGAGTGGTTTGCGCAAGACGGTTCAATGGTATTTAGATAATCAGCTGTGGTGTCAGCATGTCCAGGATGGTTCCTATCAGCGCCAGCGGTTGGGGATGAATGTCGCTGTGACGACACAGGATGGAGAGTAG
- a CDS encoding TolC family protein, translating into MRTLQKIFYAASFFMMCSIPVHAATVPLTLQECIQRGLQYNPEINAYRLAKKEADRGIEEAWGAFLPTLSLHYSYNKLNNGSADESDNDYLDQNSNSFSARLTQPLFTGFSGVAGLKRARANREYREAELRYIENQLIKEISISYYDLLYAQRRTSQWRESVQRLEEQQEIAAAWVEQRLAPMLRLHEIAAELSNAHHELTRAISDQAIARAQIREWLALSPGEEINVSGSLMTQGEEPCPDLQACIETALEQRPEIELSQLTIEIARQDAKAILARNLPHAELDTSWTDYQREYDTNYPEDDRDYYSVTLNLSLKPFQGGRNISAWRKQRIVVDRYRQQLASQRNAIATEVNTSFEQLTQGKARIKDARKTIEHAVAAYQVAKKSAEMGMYSLDDLLEAELRLTRAELKLTDAYIATRKATAELSYAICSTSLF; encoded by the coding sequence ATGCGCACATTACAAAAAATATTTTATGCCGCGTCATTCTTTATGATGTGCAGCATCCCAGTGCATGCTGCCACTGTACCCCTTACTCTTCAGGAGTGCATTCAGCGCGGTCTCCAATACAACCCTGAAATCAATGCTTATCGCCTCGCCAAAAAAGAGGCAGACCGCGGTATCGAAGAAGCTTGGGGTGCCTTCCTCCCCACTCTCAGCCTCCACTACAGCTATAATAAACTGAACAACGGTTCCGCTGACGAGAGCGACAACGACTATCTCGATCAAAACAGCAACAGCTTCAGTGCCCGTTTGACCCAGCCTCTCTTCACCGGTTTTTCCGGCGTTGCAGGGCTAAAACGCGCACGTGCCAACAGGGAATATCGCGAAGCCGAGCTACGTTATATTGAAAACCAACTTATAAAAGAGATAAGTATCAGCTATTATGATCTCCTCTATGCCCAACGCCGTACCAGCCAGTGGCGAGAATCGGTGCAGCGCCTTGAAGAGCAGCAGGAAATCGCAGCCGCATGGGTGGAGCAGCGCCTCGCGCCTATGTTGCGTCTCCACGAAATTGCTGCTGAGCTTTCCAATGCTCATCACGAACTTACTCGCGCCATTTCGGACCAGGCCATAGCCCGTGCGCAGATACGTGAATGGCTTGCTCTCTCTCCCGGCGAAGAGATCAATGTCAGCGGTAGCCTGATGACTCAAGGCGAAGAGCCATGCCCAGATCTGCAGGCCTGTATTGAAACCGCCCTTGAGCAGCGCCCTGAAATTGAACTGAGTCAACTCACGATTGAGATTGCCCGCCAGGACGCCAAAGCCATCCTGGCTCGCAACCTTCCCCACGCTGAACTGGATACCTCTTGGACCGACTACCAGCGTGAATACGATACCAACTATCCCGAGGATGATCGCGATTATTACAGTGTAACGCTGAACCTGAGTCTCAAGCCCTTCCAGGGAGGGCGGAATATCTCTGCCTGGCGCAAGCAGCGCATTGTCGTCGATCGCTATCGCCAGCAGCTCGCCAGCCAGCGCAATGCCATCGCTACTGAAGTCAATACGAGCTTCGAGCAGCTCACCCAGGGCAAAGCTCGCATCAAGGATGCCCGGAAAACCATTGAACATGCGGTCGCTGCATATCAGGTCGCCAAAAAATCTGCTGAGATGGGCATGTATTCTCTCGATGATCTTCTCGAAGCGGAGCTGCGCCTTACCCGTGCTGAGCTCAAACTCACCGATGCCTATATCGCGACTCGCAAGGCAACCGCGGAACTCAGCTACGCCATATGTAGCACTTCTTTATTTTAA